The stretch of DNA GAACAGAGCGCATTTCGGTTGCTTCGGACCCAATGTTACCGGCGAGCCTAGCCCCGGTCGTCAAGGCTATCCGCGGCTTGTACACCATTGATGACCGTCCGTTTCACTCGGCCAAGTCAATGCACATGGCCAGACCTGATCTCACCTTAGAGAATGGTAACCACTTCGTCACGCCCGCGGATTTCGCAACCATCTACGATCTGCCAGGGGGAGGGACAGGAGCAGGCCAGACGATTGGAATTGTGGGTGTTTCGCGCACGGATCCGGCCGATTTTGAGGAATTTCGCGGACTGACCGGCACGAGTTTCCCGAATCCGATTGAGATCGTTCCAACCGCGTTTGGGGGCATCGATCCTGGCCCCGCCTACACCGCTCCGCCGCCATCCGGCACTTCGATTGACGGTCAACTCGAAGCAACGCTGGATGTAACGCGCGCGGGAAGCATCGCCAATGGCGGGCAGTTGGAGCTGGTGGTTGCAACCGCCAGCAGCGGCGGGATTGGAGACGATGCGCAGTATCTGGTGCAAACGACGCCGCTACCCGCGCAGGTAATGAGCATCAGTTTTGGAGCCTGCGAGTCGGAAGGTGGCAGTTCCGGCGTTAAGTTCTGGGATACGCTTTTTCAACAGGCCGCGAGCGAAGGGATGTCTGTCTTTGTCTCTTCGGGGGATGCGGGGGCCTCGGGCTGCGATGCGAACTTTGGCACCCCACCGACAGATCCTTCGCCGAACAGCCCAAACTACATCTGTTCTTCAAGCTATGCCACCTGCGTAGGTGGGACGGAGTTCAATGACACCGGCGATCCCTCGGAATACTGGGGAACAACAAACTCGGGTGTTCTTGAATCCGCTCTGAGCTACATCCCCGAGGGAGCCTGGAACCAGCCGCTCAATGAGGATTCCGAACCGCAAGCCGCTTCTTCGGGTGGAGGAGTCAGCAGCTTCGTCGCAACGCCGAGCTGGCAGACCGGGACAGGCGTACCATCAGCGAGAGCCGGCCGGTATACACCCGATGTTGCGTTCTCCGCTTCTGGCCACGATGGCTACTTTGGCTGCTTTGCAGCTGCCGGAAGCAGTTGCGTTCCCAATTCCGAGGGAGAGTTCGAGTTTGAATATTTTTACGGTACCTCGGCGGCCGCTCCCGCAATGGCGGCGATTGCGGCGCTGCTGGACGAAAATGCGGGCTTCGGACAGGGCAATCTGAATCCGCAGTTGTATTCGCTTGCTTCGAGCGCGCCTTCCGTCTTCCACGACGTTACCGTCGCCACCAGCGGAGTTTCCGGTTGCACCGTGGATACACCGAGCATGTGCAACAACAGCATTCCAGGACCGACCGGGCTTACTGGCGGGCAGGCTGGGTACTTGATCGGCGATGGTTACGATGAGGTAACCGGGTTGGGATCGCTCGATATTTCAAATTTCCTGAACAGCTACCCCGTGTCGGAGACTACACCGACCGTGTCGTTAGACTTTGGTGCTTCGGGCTTTACGACCGCTCAACCCATCTATGGAAGCGTGACGTTGACCGGCAGGGCCGGAAAGACGCCAACCGGTTCAGTCATTCTCTCCGGGGGCGGTTACGAGTCGTCATCGGCCACGCTGAGCAATGGGTATGCCTATTTCACAATTCCTGCGGATACGCTTCCCATAGGCAATAACGTGATGACCGCGAGTTATACACCAGACGCGACCGACGCTGGAATTTACAATACTGCAACCGGTTCGGACTCGATCACCGTGACCAGCGTGCCGCTCATCACGCCTAGCGTTAGC from Acidicapsa acidisoli encodes:
- a CDS encoding protease pro-enzyme activation domain-containing protein, whose product is MRTSLGHISFLLVRTICAAVALAASLRGAGALQAQAVDRLPEAIDSAKLVALPRHHPQWANAANSIGALSASQPIDGLTIVLSRSPEKELAFEKLLAAQQDPASPEYHHWLTAAEVGQRFGLSEHDLAAVSAWLQSQGLHVSFVAPSRIFLGFGGTVEQLNHAFHTELQSYNVHGTERISVASDPMLPASLAPVVKAIRGLYTIDDRPFHSAKSMHMARPDLTLENGNHFVTPADFATIYDLPGGGTGAGQTIGIVGVSRTDPADFEEFRGLTGTSFPNPIEIVPTAFGGIDPGPAYTAPPPSGTSIDGQLEATLDVTRAGSIANGGQLELVVATASSGGIGDDAQYLVQTTPLPAQVMSISFGACESEGGSSGVKFWDTLFQQAASEGMSVFVSSGDAGASGCDANFGTPPTDPSPNSPNYICSSSYATCVGGTEFNDTGDPSEYWGTTNSGVLESALSYIPEGAWNQPLNEDSEPQAASSGGGVSSFVATPSWQTGTGVPSARAGRYTPDVAFSASGHDGYFGCFAAAGSSCVPNSEGEFEFEYFYGTSAAAPAMAAIAALLDENAGFGQGNLNPQLYSLASSAPSVFHDVTVATSGVSGCTVDTPSMCNNSIPGPTGLTGGQAGYLIGDGYDEVTGLGSLDISNFLNSYPVSETTPTVSLDFGASGFTTAQPIYGSVTLTGRAGKTPTGSVILSGGGYESSSATLSNGYAYFTIPADTLPIGNNVMTASYTPDATDAGIYNTATGSDSITVTSVPLITPSVSVFIGTPNITTAQSLLVEVSISGGINNAVPTGSVTLVSGSYKSAPVAAGSSGITFIQVPAQALAAGTDTLKVTYTPDKASAGIYASATGSTTESVTAATIIAPTVTVLPASSSITTAQNLAVIVYVQTNEGPTYQAPTGTVTLTGGTFTSAPVAPSQTSANFTIPSESLAVGNDTLTASYTPDSGSSALYSSSTGSASVTVAAAPPPSFSITGSAVSVTPGATSGNTSTVTVTPAGGFTGTVALTAAITASPANTTNSPTVSFGSTGSVAISGTGIGTAALTVTTAARGGCTQANERASGADPWLAAGGAAMAGVLLLGFPASKRWRLFAMLLFLGALTSVVTACGGGGGGAGGSSCQVVIPGTTAGTYTITVTGTSGSTTNTGTVTLTVQ